The DNA window CCGTTGGCGGGGCTGGCCGTTGCAGTGCCCATCCTTCTCTATGGGCTATCGATCTCCGTCGTCGCGCCGCTACCGACCGACCCCGCAGCCTTGGGGGGACTGGAAGGCAACTCGCTCGTGTACCTGGCCGCGAAATGGTTGGTCACCGGTGCCTGGCTGCCAGCACCCGTCAGCTATGGAGGCATGCCGGCCGTCCTGTACTGGCTGCGCTACGTAGTCGCCGGGCAGCCCCTGCCCCTGGGCGGAACCGATGTCTTTCTCAGCCCGGTGGCCTGGGCAGGCTGGGCGGGGTTGCTGGTGACGGCGCTGAACCTGATCCCGGCCGGTCAACTGGACGGCGGACACCTGGTCTATGTCCTACTGGGGAAGAAGGCCCTGCGCCTGTGGCCGTTTGTGGTGGGTGGGACGCTGCTGCTCGGGCTGGTCTGGCCGGGTTGGTTCCTGTGGGCTGGAATGCTCTTCGTCCTCGGCCGTGTGTACGCCACCCCGCTGGATGACCTCACCCCGCTGACCCCAGGGCGCAAAGCCCTGGCCGTCTTCGGGATCGTGCTGTTCTTCCTGCTGCTGACGCCCGTGCCGCTGCGCGGCTAGCGCCGTCCCGGCGAGCCTCTAATCGGTGAACCGGCCCTGGTCCACCTGACCGGGCGATGTGAACCACAAGGCTTGGCGCAGCGGCTGCCACTGCTTCAGTCATGATCCAGCGCACTTCCAGGCCGATGCGCGGCGTCGGCGACTGGGGCTTTCCTTATCGGCCTTCTTCAGAGAGGGGGTGCTCCGGCGCTGTCACCGATCGCGGGCGAAGCCGATGCTGGAGCAGTTCATAACCCACCGGCAGGAGGGAGATCAGTATGATGGCGATCACCACGAGGCCGAAGTTGTCGCGCACGATCGGGAGGTTGCCGAAAAAGTAGCCAGCGAAGATGAAGATCGAGGTCCAGACAAGCGCACCGATCACATTGTAGACGATGAACTTGCTATAGCGCATCGTGCCCACGCCGGCCACGAAGGGAGCGAAGGTGCGGATGATCGGGATGAAGCGGGCGAGGAAGATCGTCTTGCCGCCGTGCTTGTCGTAGAACTTCTGGGTGCGCTCAAGGTACTCCCGCTTGAGGAAGCGGACGTCTTCCTGGAAGACGCGCGGTCCGATGCGGTGGCCGAACCAGTAGTTAACCGTGTCGCCCACAATCGCGGCCGAGGCCAGCAGGACGAACAGCACCCACACGTTGAGCGCCCCGGTGGCGGCGAGGGCGCCGGCGGCGAAGAGCAGCGAGTCGCCCGGCAAGAACGGGGTGACCACTAGACCGGTTTCCATGAAGACGATCGCGAACAAGATGATGTACGTCCAGTAGCCGTAGTTGGCGATGATCTCGCCGAGGTGCCGGTCGATGTGGAGAATGAAGTCAAAGAGCTGTGCCAGAAGCTGCATGAGGCTCCTTTGGGTATCCGTTGAAGCCAGGCGAGCTAGCCGGCCGCGCTTGCCCCGAGCAGGTCGGCCAGGATCTGCGCGCTATGTCCTTCCGGCTTGACGTTTTCATAGCTGCGGAGCAGGCGCCCATCCGGGCCGATCAGGAAGGTGGTTCGGTGCACGCCTTCGTACGAGCGGCCCATGAAGGTCTTGGGCCC is part of the Anaerolineales bacterium genome and encodes:
- a CDS encoding DedA family protein, producing the protein MQLLAQLFDFILHIDRHLGEIIANYGYWTYIILFAIVFMETGLVVTPFLPGDSLLFAAGALAATGALNVWVLFVLLASAAIVGDTVNYWFGHRIGPRVFQEDVRFLKREYLERTQKFYDKHGGKTIFLARFIPIIRTFAPFVAGVGTMRYSKFIVYNVIGALVWTSIFIFAGYFFGNLPIVRDNFGLVVIAIILISLLPVGYELLQHRLRPRSVTAPEHPLSEEGR
- a CDS encoding site-2 protease family protein; this translates as PLAGLAVAVPILLYGLSISVVAPLPTDPAALGGLEGNSLVYLAAKWLVTGAWLPAPVSYGGMPAVLYWLRYVVAGQPLPLGGTDVFLSPVAWAGWAGLLVTALNLIPAGQLDGGHLVYVLLGKKALRLWPFVVGGTLLLGLVWPGWFLWAGMLFVLGRVYATPLDDLTPLTPGRKALAVFGIVLFFLLLTPVPLRG